One Pecten maximus chromosome 7, xPecMax1.1, whole genome shotgun sequence genomic window carries:
- the LOC117330619 gene encoding 39S ribosomal protein L2, mitochondrial-like, translated as MAKLFSTRLLSTLCKVITESGLTQQSALQRYGIHTAAVLEAKHRYTDENIDLNKDTLKPQRLFKSGGRDPETGRVVYKRVGGGHKQSLRLVRFDYNVPEKKTDVGYERVIHVRKDPCRTAHIAITASGNRKRYTLASDSTKTGDLIKTFADIPDLPVSPEAGNQYPVGSLPVGTIIHNIERWPKEGGRVARAAGASGMITRKLEDNSVVISMPSKKEMRVDQYAMATVGRVSNPGHQDVIIGKAGRNRWKGIRPSSGLKQKKSGYHGKKINKPKAIKSYVKIQAPTSTDFKQNHD; from the exons ATGGCAAAACTTTTTTCCACAAGATTATTGTCGACATTGTGTAAAGTGATCACTGAAAGTGGTCTCACACAGCAATCTGCTCTCCAAAG GTATGGAATTCACACAGCAGCTGTCCTGGAGGCCAAACACAGGTATACAGATGAAAACATAGACCTGAACAAAGATACCCTCAAACCACAAAGACTGTTCAAAAGTGGAGGCAGGGACCCTGAAACAG GAAGAGTAGTGTACAAGCGTGTTGGCGGAGGCCATAAACAGTCCCTTCGATTGGTCAGATTTGATTACAATGTGCCAGAAAAGAAGACAGATGTTGGTTACGAGAGAGTTATCCATGTCCGTAAGGATCCCTGTCGTACAGCACATATTGCTATCACCGCAAGTGGTAACAGGAAACGCTACACTCTGGCATCGGACAGCACAAAGACGGGTGATCTGATCAAAACCTTTGCGGATATCCCTGATCTTCCGG TATCTCCAGAGGCAGGCAATCAGTACCCAGTGGGATCCCTGCCTGTCGGCACCATTATCCACAATATAGAACGGTGGCCGAAGGAGGGTGGCAGAGTGGCACGGGCAGCCGGAGCGAGTGGCATGATAACTCGTAAACTAGAAGACAACAGTGTAGTTATTAGTATGCCGTCAAAGAAAGAAATGCGTGTAGACCAGTACGCTATGGCTACAGTTGGTAGGGTTTCCAATCCCGGTCATCAGGATGTTATCATCGGAAAGGCGGGGAGAAATCGTTGGAAGGGTATTAGACCCAGCAGTGGATTGAAACAGAAGAAAAGTGGTTATCACGggaagaaaataaacaaaccaAAGGCTATTAAGAGCTATGTCAAAATACAGGCACCAACTTCTACagactttaaacaaaatcatgACTGA
- the LOC117330618 gene encoding DNA excision repair protein ERCC-1-like: protein MAAEKKKFKIPSATEMEQSSTSTIKPHDTLAAFKRQQVEDKSCKTTEKKKTLPDQNQVKIASFLTSSKPSTSKASTSTNKFNQPEPVATEKRDALSSSSSTEPEIKDKEETSTNSSDKFMAPVTVGKGSTSNALIVNPRQRGNPILKSVRNVAWEYGDIVPDYVMGLSTCALYLSLRYHQLHPNYIHDRLKQLGRAYDLRVMLVQVDIKEPHHLLKDLAKICILADCTLMLAFTTEEAGRYLETYKVYEFKPPDAIMEKTDHDFVSKFTDCITSVKSVNKTDAVTLMSTFKSLKGVMEASKEDLSLCPGFGPQKAKRVYDIFQEPFMKAKKQKPEKSDNK, encoded by the coding sequence ATGGCTGCTGAGaaaaagaaattcaaaattCCCTCTGCAACAGAGATGGAACAGTCATCAACGAGTACCATAAAACCACATGATACTCTTGCTGCTTTCAAGAGACAACAAGTCGAAGATAAATCTTGTAAAACCACAGAAAAGAAGAAAACATTACCTGATCAGAATCAAGTCAAAATTGCTTCCTTTCTTACATCATCTAAACCATCCACATCAAAAGCTAGCACTTCAACAAACAAATTCAATCAGCCCGAACCTGTAGCTACTGAAAAAAGGGATgcgttatcatcatcatcatcaactgaacctgaaataaaagataaagaagaaacaTCAACAAACTCTAGTGATAAATTTATGGCTCCAGTGACTGTTGGTAAGGGGAGCACAAGTAACGCCCTGATTGTCAACCCCAGACAGAGAGGCAATCCCATTCTCAAGTCTGTGCGTAACGTAGCCTGGGAATATGGAGACATTGTGCCGGACTATGTGATGGGCTTGAGTACATGTGCTCTGTATCTGAGTTTAAGGTACCACCAACTTCATCCCAATTACATTCACGACCGACTCAAGCAGTTAGGCCGGGCGTATGATCTGCGCGTCATGCTGGTCCAAGTGGATATCAAAGAACCTCATCATCTTCTGAAGGATCTTGCCAAGATTTGTATTCTAGCAGACTGTACACTCATGTTGGCATTCACAACTGAAGAAGCTGGACGCTACCTCGAGACTTACAAAGTTTACGAGTTTAAACCACCTGATGCCATCATGGAAAAAACAGATCATGATTTTGTGTCAAAGTTTACTGATTGTATAACCAGTGTGAAGTCTGTGAATAAAACTGATGCGGTGACACTGATGTCAACATTCAAATCACTCAAAGGTGTCATGGAAGCTTCAAAAGAAGATCTGTCTCTTTGTCCAGGGTTTGGACCTCAGAAAGCCAAGCGTGtgtatgacatattccaggaaCCATTCATGAAAGCCAAGAAACAAAAACCAGAGAAGAGTGATAATAAGTAA
- the LOC117330620 gene encoding U6 snRNA-associated Sm-like protein LSm8, with the protein MASALESYVNHTVSIVTADGRIIVGTLKGFDQTINLILDESHERVYSSSQGVEQVILGLYIIRGDNVAVIGEIDDDTDGGLDFNNIKAEPLNSVMH; encoded by the exons ATGGCTTCCGCACTTGAATCGTATGTAAATC ATACTGTGTCTATAGTGACAGCTGATGGCAGAATTATCGTG GGCACATTGAAGGGTTTTGACCAGACCATTAACTTGATCCTGGATGAAAGTCATGAGCGTGTGTACAGCTCTTCCCAAGGTGTGGAGCAGGTCATACTGGGACTATACATCATCAGAGGGGATAATGT TGCTGTGATAGGGGAGATCGATGATGATACAGATGGTGGACTGGACTTCAACAATATCAAAGCAGAACCTCTTAACTCTGTTATGCACTGA